The Papaver somniferum cultivar HN1 chromosome 3, ASM357369v1, whole genome shotgun sequence genome includes a region encoding these proteins:
- the LOC113361671 gene encoding monothiol glutaredoxin-S3-like produces MEKQVMKLASQKAVVIFSKSSCCMSHTIKSLFYDLGVSPAIYELDEISNGRELERALQKLGCNPSVPAVFIGGQLIHNSTSTVMSLHLSGSLIPMLKRAGAIWL; encoded by the coding sequence ATGGAGAAGCAAGTGATGAAACTAGCGTCACAAAAGGCGGTAGTGATATTTAGCAAGTCATCTTGTTGTATGTCTCACACTATCAAGTCTTTGTTTTATGATCTTGGAGTAAGTCCAGCAATTTATGAACTTGATGAGATCTCCAATGGAAGAGAACTCGAAAGGGCACTTCAAAAATTAGGGTGTAACCCTTCGGTTCCTGCTGTATTCATTGGTGGCCAATTGATTCATAATTCAACCAGCACCGTCATGTCTCTTCACCTTAGTGGTTCCCTTATTCCCATGCTTAAAAGAGCTGGAGCCATTTGGCTGTAA
- the LOC113361672 gene encoding monothiol glutaredoxin-S3-like, translating into MEKQVMKLASQKAVVIFSKSSCCMSHTIKSLFYDLGVSPAVYELDEISNGREIERALQKLGCNPSVPAVFIGGQLIHNPTSTVMSLHLSGSLIPMLKRAGAIWL; encoded by the coding sequence ATGGAGAAGCAGGTAATGAAATTAGCGTCACAGAAGGCGGTAGTAATATTCAGCAAGTCATCTTGTTGTATGTCTCACACTATTAAGTCTTTGTTTTATGATCTTGGAGTAAGTCCGGCAGTCTATGAACTTGATGAGATTTCTAATGGAAGAGAGATCGAAAGAGCACTTCAAAAATTAGGATGTAACCCTTCGGTTCCTGCTGTGTTCATTGGTGGCCAATTGATTCATAATCCAACCAGCACCGTCATGTCTCTTCACCTTAGTGGTTCTCTTATTCCTATGCTTAAAAGAGCCGGAGCCATTTGGCTTTAA
- the LOC113361670 gene encoding monothiol glutaredoxin-S7-like, with the protein MERVARLAGQKAVVIFSKNSCCMSHSIKSLIISELGVNAAVHELDEDPKGREMERALIKRGCNPAVPAVFIGGELVGGASEVMALHLNGSLTRLLKRVGALWL; encoded by the coding sequence ATGGAGAGAGTTGCAAGGCTAGCTGGACAAAAGGCAGTGGTCATATTCAGTAAGAACTCGTGTTGTATGAGTCATTCAATAAAGAGTCTTATTATTTCCGAACTAGGTGTTAATGCAGCCGTTCATGAACTTGATGAAGACCCAAAGGGAAGAGAAATGGAGAGAGCACTTATAAAGAGAGGGTGTAACCCTGCCGTCCCTGCTGTGTTCATCGGCGGTGAATTGGTTGGTGGTGCTAGTGAAGTCATGGCACTTCACCTTAATGGCTCACTAACTCGTCTTCTTAAACGTGTTGGTGCCCTTTGGCTGTAA
- the LOC113357489 gene encoding monothiol glutaredoxin-S9-like, which yields MEAITRIVSDKGVVIFSKSSCCMCYAVKILFHDLGVNPKIHEIDLDPQGREIEKALIRLGCNTTSVPAVFIGGSLIGSTNEVMSLHLGGSLVPLLRALH from the coding sequence ATGGAAGCTATAACAAGAATTGTATCAGACAAAGGTGTTGTGATATTTAGCAAGAGTTCATGTTGTATGTGTTATGCAGTTAAGATTCTGTTTCATGATCTTGGTGTTAATCctaagattcatgaaattgatcTTGACCCACAAGGAAGAGAGATCGAGAAGGCTTTGATCCGTCTAGGGTGTAACACTACTTCGGTACCTGCCGTCTTTATCGGTGGTAGCTTAATTGGATCGACCAACGAAGTCATGTCACTTCATCTTGGTGGCTCTTTGGTTCCGTTGCTTAGAGCTTTACACTAA